A single genomic interval of Nomascus leucogenys isolate Asia chromosome 3, Asia_NLE_v1, whole genome shotgun sequence harbors:
- the PLEKHS1 gene encoding pleckstrin homology domain-containing family S member 1: protein MQSVQKMFKCHPDEVMSIRTTNREYFLIGHDREKIKDWVSFMSSFRQDIKATQQNTEEELSLGNKRSLFYPSPLLGPSSTQEAVGSSSPRNGLPDKHLMEQSSPGFRQAHLQDLSETTQDVKEENHYLTPRSVLLELDNIIASSDSGESIETDGPDQVSGRIECHYEPMESYFFKEMSHESVDSSKEEPQTLPETQDGGLHLQEQGSGIDWCLSPADTEAQTTNDQKGNIPDESQVEKLNIFLSPPDVINYLALTEAAGRICVSQWEGPPRLGCIFCHGDHLLAVNGLKPQSLEEVSLFLTRSIQKEKLKLTIGRIPNSETFHAASCTCPSKCQGAAPSQLDKPGLDRAPKRSPAIKKSQQKGARE from the exons ATGCAATCTGTGCAGAAGATGTTTAAATGCCACCCTGATGAGGTCATGTCCATCAGAACCACTAACAGGGAATACTTCCTCATCGGCCATGACAG GGAGAAGATTAAAGACTGGGTCTCCTTCATGTCATCATTTCGCCAGGATATAAAAGCAACACAGCAGAACACAGAG GAGGAACTCTCATTGGGTAATAAAAGAAGCCTCTTCTACCCCAGCCCTCTCCTTGGCCCTTCCAGCACACAGGAGGCTGTTGGCTCCAGCTCACCAAGAAATGGTCTCCCAGACAAG cATTTAATGGAACAAAGTTCTCCAGGATTTAGGCAAGCTCATCTACAAGATTTATCAGAAACCACTCAAGATGTGAAGGAAGAGAATCATTATCTCACTCCTCGAAGTGTTCTTTTAGAG TTGGATAATATCATTGCTTCCAGTGATTCTGGTGAATCCATTGAAACTGATGGTCCAGACCAGGTCTCTGGAAGAATCGAGTGTCATTATGAGCCAATGGAATCCTA TTTTTTCAAAGAGATGTCCCATGAGTCTGTGGATAGCAGCAAAGAGGAACCCCAGACCCTTCCAGAGACCCAGGATGGGGGCCTCCACCTGCAAGAACAAGGCTCAGGAATTGATTGGTGTCTTTCCCCTGCCGATACGGAAGCACAGACCACAAATGACCAAAAGGG taatatccctgatgaaagcCAAGTGGAGAAActgaacattttcctttctcctcctgaTGTCATCAACTATCTTGCTCTCACAGAAGCCGCAGGACGGATATG TGTGTCCCAGTGGGAAGGCCCCCCACGTCTGGGATGCATATTTTGCCACGGAGATCATCTGTTGGCAGTGAATGGCCTGAAGCCCCAGAGCCTGGAGGAGGTCTCCTTGTTTCTCACCCGGTCCATCCAGAAGGAG AAATTAAAGCTTACCATCGGCAGGATACCAAATTCAGAGACATTCCATGCCGCATCCTGTACGTGTCCCTCAAAATGCCAAGGTGCTGCACCTTCTCAGCTGGATAAGCCTGGACTGGACAGGGCTCCCAAGAGGAGTCCGGCCATTAAAAAGAGCCAGCAGAAAGGAGCCAGGGAGTAA